The Anaerolineae bacterium genome window below encodes:
- a CDS encoding HAD family hydrolase translates to MPRVFAGGRSFDVSAVLFDKDGTLFDFKAMWMYLFLRYVARLKEIAGADESLVQELYASMGVSRDGSTIDPMGPLALATTSEIRAILAAVLYRHGHPWGEATAIVQEATEGFVWPALSELSHPIGDLVRLFRELREAGLRIAVVTTDKRERTRQMLELAGVWPLVDALAGEEDVIAPKPAPDGILTVCERLGIAPAQALMVGDSPADMLAGRAAGTAGCVGVTSGIGRREDLEPYADVVIESVQELRAEK, encoded by the coding sequence ATGCCCAGGGTTTTTGCCGGCGGCCGTTCGTTCGACGTCTCTGCCGTGCTGTTTGATAAGGACGGCACCCTGTTCGACTTCAAGGCCATGTGGATGTACCTGTTCCTGCGCTATGTCGCCCGGCTGAAGGAGATCGCCGGCGCGGACGAATCGCTGGTGCAGGAGCTGTATGCCAGCATGGGGGTCTCCCGCGACGGATCTACCATTGACCCCATGGGTCCGCTGGCGCTGGCGACGACCTCCGAAATCCGCGCCATCCTGGCCGCGGTCCTCTACCGCCATGGGCATCCCTGGGGAGAGGCTACGGCCATCGTGCAGGAGGCGACGGAGGGGTTTGTCTGGCCGGCCCTCAGCGAGCTTTCGCATCCCATCGGCGACCTGGTGCGCTTGTTCCGGGAACTGCGCGAGGCCGGCCTGCGCATCGCCGTGGTGACCACCGACAAGCGCGAGCGCACCCGGCAGATGCTGGAGCTGGCCGGCGTCTGGCCCCTGGTGGACGCGCTGGCCGGCGAGGAGGATGTGATAGCGCCCAAGCCGGCGCCGGACGGCATCCTGACCGTCTGCGAGCGCCTGGGCATCGCGCCGGCGCAGGCCCTGATGGTGGGGGATTCGCCGGCCGATATGCTGGCCGGGAGAGCGGCCGGCACCGCCGGCTGTGTGGGCGTCACCAGCGGCATCGGCCGGCGTGAGGACCTGGAGCCTTACGCCGATGTGGTGATCGAATCGGTGCAGGAACTGCGCGCCGAAAAATAA